A genome region from Etheostoma cragini isolate CJK2018 chromosome 4, CSU_Ecrag_1.0, whole genome shotgun sequence includes the following:
- the LOC117942998 gene encoding tumor necrosis factor receptor superfamily member 5-like — MSRAPVIMTARSLSLAVICVLSIWNLEYTAGCVDGQDEVDGQCCDLCSPGTYLKDYCTKHQQTVCSPCEEGYFSDRRNMFDRCEECRSCQQEYTLKCTPTTNANCSCRSGFLCSNNVCSECEEHTCITGEKLKRTARALGDGLIKYSYQCERLCPHYTYFDEKEEICKMHTDGIDSMKLIFGIGFVLSSLILLVFLSCVCTKMLRKHTTYNTPTEILAVSTNASDFHLSKEESGYNLIMQDESKNSTSFALLQLEKVST; from the exons ATGAGCAGAGCACCGGTCATAATGACTGCTCGGAGCCTTTCCCTGGCAGTAATATGTGTCTTGAGTATTTGGAATTTAGAATACACTGCAGGCTGTGTTGATGGCCAGGATGAGGTGGATGGGCAATGCTGTGACCTGTGTTCTCCAG GTACATATTTAAAAGATTATTGCACAAAGCACCAACAAACTGTCTGTAGCCCTTGTGAGGAGGGTTACTTCTCGGATCGACGGAACATGTTTGACAGATGTGAGGAATGCCGGTCATGCCAACAAG AATATACTTTGAAATGTACGCCGACCACAAATGCAAACTGTTCTTGCCGCTCTGGTTTCCTGTGCTCCAACAATGTGTGTTCGGAGTGTGAGGAACACACATGTATTACTGGGGAGAAACTGAAGAGGACAG CCAGGGCCTTGGGTGACGGGTTGATAAAGTATTCATATCAGTGTGAGCGTTTATGCCCTCATTACACATATTTTGATGAGAAAGAGGAAATCTGCA AGATGCACACAGATGGTATAGACTCTATGAAGTTGATCTTTGGCATCGGCTTTGTTTTGAGTTCTCTCATCCTCCTTGTGTTTCTATCTTGTGTCTGCACAAAGATGCTAAGAAAGCACACAACAT ATAACACTCCCACTGAAATATTAGCAGTGTCCACCAATGCTAGTGACTTTCACCTGTCAAAAGAGGAGAGTGGGTACAACCTCATCATGCAGGATGAATCCAAAAACAGCACCAGTTTTGCCCTCCTGCAGCTGGAAAAAGTCTCCACTTAA